The following are from one region of the Pseudomonas putida genome:
- the rapZ gene encoding RNase adapter RapZ has protein sequence MRLIIVSGRSGSGKSTALDVLEDNGFYCIDNLPAGLLPQLAENALINTELLQPKVAVSIDARNLPSHLSRFPELLEEARARHIQCDVLYLDADEDMLLKRFSETRRRHPLTNANRSLAEAIRVESELLGPIADLADLKIDTTSLNLYQLRDSIKLRLLNQPEPGTAFLVESFGFKRGMPVDADLVFDVRCLPNPYWKPELREHSGLDQPVIDYLAAQPDVEEMFNDISSYLLKWLPRFAASNRAYVTIAIGCTGGHHRSVYITERLGQLLQQSLKNVQVRHRDL, from the coding sequence ATGCGCTTGATCATCGTCAGCGGCCGGTCCGGCTCCGGCAAGAGCACCGCCCTCGATGTCCTGGAAGACAACGGTTTCTACTGCATTGACAACCTGCCCGCCGGGCTGCTGCCGCAGCTCGCAGAAAATGCGCTGATCAACACTGAATTACTGCAACCCAAGGTCGCCGTGTCGATCGACGCGCGCAACCTGCCCAGCCACCTCTCACGTTTTCCCGAGTTGCTCGAAGAAGCCCGCGCCCGGCATATCCAGTGCGACGTACTGTACCTGGATGCCGACGAAGACATGCTGCTCAAGCGCTTCTCGGAAACCCGCCGGCGCCACCCGCTGACCAACGCCAACCGGTCGCTGGCGGAAGCCATTCGTGTGGAAAGCGAACTGCTGGGGCCGATTGCCGACCTGGCCGACCTGAAGATCGACACCACCAGCCTGAACCTGTATCAGCTGCGGGATTCGATCAAGCTGCGCCTGCTCAACCAACCCGAGCCTGGCACTGCGTTCCTGGTCGAGTCATTCGGGTTCAAGCGCGGAATGCCGGTCGATGCCGACCTGGTGTTCGATGTGCGCTGCCTGCCCAACCCCTACTGGAAGCCCGAGCTGCGTGAGCACTCCGGCCTCGACCAACCGGTGATCGACTACCTGGCCGCACAGCCGGACGTCGAAGAAATGTTCAACGACATTTCCAGCTACCTGCTCAAGTGGCTGCCCCGCTTCGCCGCCAGCAACCGTGCCTACGTCACCATTGCCATTGGCTGCACCGGCGGCCACCACCGCTCGGTGTATATCACCGAGCGCCTTGGCCAGTTGCTGCAGCAATCCCTGAAAAACGTCCAGGTCCGCCACCGCGACCTCTAG
- the ptsN gene encoding PTS IIA-like nitrogen regulatory protein PtsN, which produces MIRLETILTPGRSLVNVPGGSKKRALEKVATVIAEQVPELEMQDVFEKLVAREKLGSTGFGNGIAIPHCRLEGCSAPVSALLHLEAPIDYDAIDGAPVDLLFVLLVPEAATDAHLELLRQIASMLDRKEVRDRLRAATSSEALFQVVLDVQNEH; this is translated from the coding sequence ATGATCCGACTTGAAACCATCCTGACCCCCGGCCGTTCCCTCGTGAACGTGCCGGGTGGCAGCAAGAAGCGCGCCCTGGAAAAGGTCGCCACCGTCATCGCCGAACAAGTGCCAGAACTGGAGATGCAGGATGTCTTCGAAAAACTGGTCGCCCGGGAAAAACTCGGTTCGACCGGTTTCGGCAATGGCATCGCCATTCCGCACTGCCGGCTTGAAGGATGTTCCGCTCCGGTCAGCGCCCTGCTGCACCTGGAAGCCCCTATCGACTACGACGCTATCGATGGCGCACCGGTGGACCTGCTGTTCGTCCTGCTGGTGCCAGAAGCCGCCACCGATGCCCATCTGGAATTGCTGCGCCAGATTGCCAGCATGCTCGATCGCAAGGAGGTTCGTGATCGCCTGCGTGCGGCCACCAGCAGCGAGGCCCTGTTCCAGGTTGTCCTGGACGTACAGAACGAGCACTGA
- the raiA gene encoding ribosome-associated translation inhibitor RaiA, protein MQVNISGQHVEVTQPLRDYVLEKLARVESHFDKITNVQVIMKVEKLQQKVEATLQIPGGEVVANAEHEDMYAAIDALADKLDRQLKKHKEKQQSLLQGAAAR, encoded by the coding sequence ATGCAAGTCAATATCAGTGGACAGCATGTAGAAGTCACCCAGCCACTGCGCGATTATGTGCTTGAAAAGCTCGCTCGCGTGGAAAGTCACTTCGACAAGATCACCAACGTGCAGGTCATCATGAAAGTCGAGAAGCTGCAGCAGAAGGTCGAGGCGACCTTGCAGATTCCCGGCGGCGAAGTGGTTGCCAACGCCGAACACGAAGACATGTATGCAGCGATCGATGCCTTGGCCGACAAGCTCGACCGCCAACTGAAAAAACACAAGGAAAAACAGCAAAGCCTGCTGCAAGGTGCAGCTGCCCGCTGA
- a CDS encoding RNA polymerase factor sigma-54 gives MKPSLVLKMGQQLTMTPQLQQAIRLLQLSTLDLQQEIQEALESNPMLERQEDGDDFDNSDPMADNAENKPAAEVQDNSFQESTTSADTLEDGEWSERIPNELPVDTAWEDIYQTSASSLPSNDDDEWDFTTRTSAGESLQSHLLWQLNLAPMSDTDRLIAVTLIDSINGQGYLEDTLEEICAGFDPELDIELDEVEAVLHRIQQFEPAGIAARNLGECLLLQLRQLPASTPWMTEAKRLVTDFIDLLGSRDYSQLMRRMKIKEDELRQVIELVQSLNPRPGSQIESSEPEYVVPDVIVRKDSDRWLVELNQEAIPRLRVNPQYAGFVRRADTSADNTFMRNQLQEARWFIKSLQSRNETLMKVATQIVEHQRGFLDHGDEAMKPLVLHDIAEAVGMHESTISRVTTQKYMHTPRGIYELKYFFSSHVSTSEGGECSSTAIRAIIKKLVAAENQKKPLSDSKIAGLLEAQGIQVARRTVAKYRESLGIAPSSERKRLM, from the coding sequence ATGAAACCATCGCTCGTCCTAAAAATGGGCCAGCAACTGACGATGACACCGCAGTTGCAACAGGCCATCCGCCTGCTCCAGCTCTCCACCCTGGACCTCCAACAGGAAATCCAGGAAGCGCTGGAGTCGAACCCGATGCTCGAACGTCAGGAAGACGGCGACGACTTCGACAACAGCGACCCGATGGCCGACAACGCCGAGAACAAGCCGGCCGCCGAAGTCCAGGACAACAGCTTCCAGGAAAGCACCACCAGCGCCGACACCCTGGAAGACGGTGAATGGAGCGAGCGCATCCCCAACGAGCTGCCGGTCGACACCGCCTGGGAAGACATCTACCAGACCAGTGCCAGCAGCCTGCCGAGCAACGACGACGACGAGTGGGACTTCACCACCCGTACATCGGCCGGGGAAAGCCTGCAAAGCCACTTGCTGTGGCAATTGAACCTGGCCCCGATGTCCGACACCGACCGCCTGATCGCCGTCACCCTGATCGACAGCATCAACGGCCAGGGTTACCTGGAAGACACCCTCGAAGAAATCTGCGCCGGTTTCGACCCGGAGCTGGATATCGAGCTGGACGAGGTCGAAGCGGTGCTGCACCGCATTCAGCAGTTCGAGCCTGCCGGCATTGCTGCCCGCAACCTGGGCGAATGCCTGTTGCTGCAGCTGCGCCAACTGCCCGCCAGCACCCCGTGGATGACCGAAGCCAAGCGCCTGGTCACCGATTTCATCGACTTGCTCGGCAGCCGTGACTACAGCCAGCTGATGCGGCGCATGAAAATCAAGGAAGACGAGCTGCGCCAGGTCATCGAGCTGGTACAAAGCCTCAACCCGCGCCCTGGTTCGCAGATCGAGTCCAGCGAGCCCGAGTACGTGGTGCCCGACGTCATCGTGCGCAAGGACAGCGACCGCTGGCTGGTGGAACTGAACCAGGAGGCCATCCCGCGCCTGCGCGTCAACCCGCAGTACGCCGGGTTCGTGCGCCGCGCCGACACCAGCGCCGACAACACCTTCATGCGCAACCAGCTGCAGGAAGCGCGCTGGTTCATCAAGAGCCTGCAAAGCCGCAACGAAACCCTGATGAAGGTGGCCACGCAGATCGTCGAGCACCAGCGCGGCTTCCTCGACCACGGTGACGAAGCGATGAAGCCGTTGGTGCTGCATGACATCGCCGAAGCGGTAGGTATGCACGAGTCGACCATTTCGCGGGTTACCACGCAGAAATACATGCACACGCCGCGTGGCATCTACGAACTGAAATACTTTTTCTCCAGCCACGTCAGCACCTCCGAAGGCGGAGAATGCTCGTCCACGGCGATCCGCGCGATCATCAAGAAACTGGTTGCGGCGGAAAATCAGAAAAAGCCATTGAGTGACAGCAAGATCGCTGGTTTACTGGAGGCACAAGGCATCCAGGTAGCCCGTCGCACCGTCGCCAAGTACCGCGAGTCCCTCGGCATCGCACCGTCGAGCGAACGCAAGCGACTGATGTAG
- the lptB gene encoding LPS export ABC transporter ATP-binding protein, whose protein sequence is MATLKAQHLAKSYKGRQVVRDVSLSIDSGQIVGLLGPNGAGKTTCFYMIVGLVQAEQGRVLIDNLDVSHQPMHGRARAGIGYLPQEASIFRKLSVADNIMAILETRKDLDRDGRRKELESLLQEFHISHIRDNLGMSLSGGERRRVEIARALATAPKFILLDEPFAGVDPISVGDIKQIIHHLKAKGIGVLITDHNVRETLDICETAYIVNDGRLIAEGDAETILANDLVKEVYLGHEFRL, encoded by the coding sequence ATGGCAACCCTCAAAGCCCAGCACCTGGCCAAGAGCTACAAGGGGCGGCAAGTCGTGCGTGACGTCAGCCTGTCGATCGACAGCGGCCAGATCGTCGGCCTGCTCGGCCCCAACGGCGCCGGCAAGACCACCTGTTTCTACATGATCGTCGGCCTGGTCCAGGCCGAGCAGGGGCGCGTGCTGATCGACAACCTCGATGTCAGCCACCAGCCCATGCACGGGCGCGCCCGCGCCGGTATCGGCTACTTGCCGCAGGAAGCCTCGATCTTCCGCAAGCTGTCGGTGGCCGACAACATCATGGCCATCCTCGAGACCCGCAAGGACCTCGACCGCGACGGCCGGCGCAAAGAGCTGGAAAGCCTGCTGCAGGAGTTCCACATCAGCCACATTCGCGACAACCTCGGCATGAGCCTGTCCGGTGGTGAGCGCCGCCGCGTGGAAATTGCCCGTGCGCTGGCGACCGCACCCAAGTTCATCCTGCTGGACGAACCGTTTGCCGGTGTCGACCCGATCTCGGTCGGCGACATCAAGCAGATCATCCACCACCTCAAGGCCAAAGGTATCGGTGTACTGATCACCGACCACAACGTGCGTGAGACCCTGGATATCTGCGAAACCGCCTATATCGTCAATGATGGCCGGCTGATCGCCGAAGGCGACGCCGAAACCATCCTGGCCAACGACCTGGTCAAAGAAGTTTACCTGGGCCACGAGTTCCGGCTCTGA
- the lptA gene encoding lipopolysaccharide transport periplasmic protein LptA, whose protein sequence is MRLVKTLPLLLSLSAALGSASALALPNDRDQPIRIQADNAHLDDKQGVATYTGDVIITQGSMMIKGNTVTITRSASGDIDVVTSVGNLAYFEQQQSAAKPDKMKGWGVTIQYQSQKDLVILTDRAKVENEGNTTEGEKIVYNTQTQVATAGRGGNVTSPRQRIDMVIQPKKKAE, encoded by the coding sequence ATGAGGCTCGTTAAAACCCTCCCCCTTTTGCTCAGCCTGAGCGCAGCACTGGGAAGCGCGAGCGCCCTCGCCCTGCCGAACGACCGTGACCAGCCGATCCGCATCCAGGCCGACAACGCCCACCTGGACGACAAGCAGGGCGTGGCCACCTACACCGGCGACGTGATCATCACCCAGGGTTCGATGATGATCAAAGGCAACACCGTGACCATCACCCGCTCCGCCTCCGGCGACATCGACGTGGTGACCTCGGTGGGCAACCTGGCCTACTTCGAGCAGCAGCAGAGCGCGGCCAAGCCGGACAAGATGAAAGGCTGGGGCGTGACCATCCAGTACCAGTCGCAGAAGGACCTGGTGATCCTCACCGATCGCGCCAAGGTCGAGAACGAAGGCAACACCACCGAAGGCGAAAAGATCGTCTACAACACCCAGACCCAGGTGGCGACCGCCGGTCGTGGTGGCAACGTGACCTCGCCGCGTCAGCGTATCGACATGGTGATCCAGCCCAAGAAGAAGGCCGAGTAA
- the lptC gene encoding LPS export ABC transporter periplasmic protein LptC: MFSKKARNIALLAVIAALLVAIGYWNVSPESFLDKPVTQVDASAIDYYAVNAHSLQFLPDGKLQYEMTADKVEHLKASEITLLTTPDLHLYRGTEYPWHVQSTRAEVNPDGSEVELIDNVRVARTDEKQREMIITSSRMTVFPQKQYAQTEQAVRIDGAGGTTTGKGMKAYLKEGKMDLLSNVRGQYEAR; this comes from the coding sequence ATGTTCAGCAAGAAAGCCCGCAACATTGCGCTGCTCGCGGTGATCGCTGCCCTGCTGGTGGCGATCGGCTACTGGAATGTCAGCCCGGAAAGCTTCCTCGACAAGCCGGTGACCCAGGTCGACGCAAGCGCCATCGACTACTACGCGGTCAACGCCCACAGCCTGCAGTTCCTGCCCGACGGCAAGCTGCAGTACGAAATGACCGCCGACAAGGTCGAACACCTCAAGGCCAGCGAAATCACCCTGCTGACCACGCCGGACCTGCACCTGTACCGCGGCACCGAATACCCGTGGCACGTGCAGAGCACCCGCGCCGAGGTCAACCCGGACGGCAGCGAAGTCGAACTGATCGACAACGTCCGGGTTGCCCGCACCGACGAAAAGCAGCGCGAAATGATCATTACCAGCTCACGCATGACCGTGTTCCCGCAGAAGCAATATGCGCAGACCGAGCAAGCCGTTAGAATCGACGGCGCCGGTGGCACAACTACGGGCAAAGGAATGAAAGCGTATTTGAAAGAAGGCAAGATGGACTTGCTCTCTAACGTAAGAGGACAGTATGAGGCTCGTTAA
- a CDS encoding HAD family hydrolase, protein MNQDLMQRGKHIKLAVFDVDGVLTDGRLYFLEDGSEFKTFNTLDGQGIKMLMASGVTTAIISGRKTPVVERRAKNLGIPHLYQGREDKLVVLDGLLAELGLSYAQVAYLGDDLPDLPVIRRVALGMAVANAAPFVRQHAHGVTQARGGEGAAREFCELIMQAQGTLDAANANYL, encoded by the coding sequence ATGAACCAGGACCTCATGCAACGCGGCAAGCACATCAAGCTGGCAGTGTTCGACGTGGACGGCGTGCTCACCGACGGGCGCCTGTACTTCCTCGAGGACGGCAGCGAATTCAAGACCTTCAACACCCTCGACGGCCAAGGCATCAAGATGCTCATGGCCTCGGGCGTGACCACCGCAATCATCAGCGGGCGCAAGACCCCGGTGGTCGAGCGCCGGGCAAAGAACCTCGGCATTCCGCACCTTTACCAGGGCCGCGAGGACAAACTGGTGGTGCTCGACGGCCTGCTCGCCGAACTGGGCCTGAGCTATGCTCAAGTGGCCTACCTGGGCGACGACCTGCCCGACCTGCCGGTGATTCGCCGGGTCGCCCTGGGCATGGCGGTGGCCAACGCCGCGCCGTTCGTTCGCCAGCACGCCCACGGCGTGACCCAGGCACGGGGCGGCGAAGGCGCGGCCCGTGAATTCTGTGAACTGATCATGCAGGCCCAGGGCACCCTGGACGCTGCCAACGCCAACTACCTGTAA
- a CDS encoding KpsF/GutQ family sugar-phosphate isomerase — protein MSQSSELIQSAQRTLRLELEAVEALLARIDDNFVKACELILASKGRVVVVGMGKSGHIGNKIAATLASTGTPAFFVHPAEASHGDMGMITRDDVILALSNSGSTAEIVTLLPLIKRLGIKLISLTGNPDSPLAQAAEVNLDARVEQEACPLNLAPTSSTTASLVLGDALAIALLEARGFTAEDFAFSHPGGALGRRLLLKVENVMHAGDELPQVPRGTLLKDALLEMSRKGLGMTVIVEADGKLAGIFTDGDLRRSLDRNIDVHTTLIDQVMTVHGKTARAEMLAAEALKIMEDHKIGALVVVDREDRPTGALNMHDLLRAGVM, from the coding sequence ATGAGCCAATCCAGCGAGCTGATCCAATCCGCCCAACGCACCCTGCGCCTGGAACTCGAGGCCGTAGAGGCCCTGCTGGCGCGCATCGACGACAATTTCGTCAAGGCCTGCGAGCTGATCCTGGCCAGCAAGGGCCGGGTCGTCGTGGTCGGCATGGGCAAGTCCGGGCACATCGGCAACAAGATCGCCGCCACCCTGGCCAGCACCGGCACACCGGCGTTTTTCGTGCACCCGGCCGAAGCCAGCCATGGCGACATGGGCATGATCACCCGTGATGATGTCATCCTTGCCCTGTCGAACTCCGGCAGCACCGCCGAAATCGTCACCCTGCTGCCGCTGATCAAGCGCCTGGGCATCAAGCTGATCAGCCTGACCGGCAATCCGGACTCGCCGCTGGCCCAGGCTGCCGAGGTCAACCTCGACGCCCGCGTCGAGCAAGAGGCCTGCCCGCTGAACCTGGCCCCCACCTCCTCCACCACCGCATCGCTGGTGCTGGGCGACGCGCTGGCCATTGCCCTGCTCGAAGCCCGCGGCTTCACCGCCGAGGACTTTGCCTTCTCGCACCCGGGCGGTGCGCTGGGCCGCCGCCTGCTGCTCAAGGTGGAGAACGTGATGCATGCCGGCGACGAACTGCCTCAGGTACCCCGCGGCACCCTGCTCAAGGACGCACTCCTTGAAATGTCCCGCAAAGGCCTGGGCATGACGGTGATCGTCGAAGCCGACGGCAAGCTGGCCGGGATCTTCACCGACGGCGACCTGCGTCGCAGCCTGGACCGCAACATCGACGTCCACACCACCCTGATCGACCAGGTCATGACCGTGCATGGCAAGACGGCCCGCGCCGAAATGCTCGCGGCCGAGGCCCTGAAGATCATGGAAGACCACAAGATCGGCGCCCTGGTGGTGGTGGACCGCGAGGACCGCCCCACCGGCGCCCTGAACATGCACGACCTGCTGCGCGCCGGCGTAATGTAA